A genomic stretch from Nocardia wallacei includes:
- a CDS encoding phosphodiesterase, with protein MPISRVAEYPRPDHVLFHFSDTHLIADDGALYGAVDAEQRLRQLLDRAAAGGITPTAILFTGDLTDHGEPRAYGKLRALVEPFADRLGAPVVWVTGNHDDRATLREHLLGEDGSAEPFDLVHTIDGLRIVVLDTTVPGHHHGELTDDQLAWLRAVLAEPAPFGTILAMHHPPVPCIQDLAVTVELRDQKRLADVLDGTDVRSILAGHLHYSTTATFAGIPVSVASSACYSQDLAVAEGGQRGRDGAQSFNYVHVYPDTVVHSVVPIDHGPTVGQPATPAEAAERLERAGIVIPPAARIPRVLDRQTEAPESDDESVC; from the coding sequence GTGCCCATCAGCAGAGTCGCGGAATACCCACGACCGGACCATGTTCTGTTCCACTTCAGTGACACCCACCTGATCGCCGACGACGGCGCGCTCTACGGCGCCGTCGACGCCGAACAGCGCCTGCGCCAGCTTCTGGACCGGGCCGCGGCCGGCGGCATCACCCCGACCGCCATCCTGTTCACCGGCGATCTGACCGACCACGGTGAGCCGCGCGCGTACGGCAAGCTGCGCGCGCTGGTGGAACCGTTCGCCGATCGGCTGGGCGCGCCCGTCGTCTGGGTCACGGGCAATCACGACGATCGCGCCACGCTGCGCGAGCACCTGCTCGGCGAGGACGGTTCGGCCGAGCCCTTCGACCTGGTGCACACCATCGACGGCCTGCGCATCGTGGTGCTGGACACCACGGTCCCCGGGCACCATCACGGCGAGCTCACCGACGACCAATTGGCTTGGCTGCGTGCGGTTCTGGCCGAGCCCGCCCCGTTCGGGACGATCCTCGCCATGCACCACCCGCCGGTGCCGTGCATTCAGGACCTGGCGGTGACGGTCGAGCTGCGCGACCAGAAGCGCCTCGCCGACGTGCTCGACGGCACCGACGTGCGCAGTATTCTCGCCGGGCACCTGCACTACTCGACCACCGCGACGTTCGCCGGCATCCCGGTGTCGGTGGCGTCCTCCGCCTGCTACAGCCAGGACCTGGCCGTCGCCGAGGGCGGCCAGCGCGGCCGCGACGGCGCGCAGAGCTTCAACTACGTGCACGTCTACCCGGACACCGTGGTGCATTCGGTGGTGCCCATCGATCACGGTCCGACGGTCGGGCAACCGGCGACCCCCGCGGAGGCCGCCGAGCGGCTCGAGCGGGCGGGGATCGTCATCCCGCCCGCCGCGCGCATCCCGCGCGTGCTCGACCGCCAGACCGAGGCTCCCGAATCGGACGACGAATCGGTCTGTTGA
- a CDS encoding ornithine cyclodeaminase family protein, translating to MTTRRTPLRVLSRSDLADVPITPVDVVRAVEEAYIALASGDSDNPRKLSVAHPDGWSVAYAMLGRDGRRRVVAMKTSYKFDPSHDRSTKRYYTTITLYDDATGMPIAMMDCARVGALRTPAVSALLVRETIRSDARSVLLIGTGTQGRNALPHLLAANPQLNRLMLYGTHPDGLKAVHEQLAVHHPHTELETVPDPYAAAREADVVLATAGPGTKVALESGDLAPGSVAVLVGYGLAPSALTDADRVVATNAEQMSLTGTDMAGPDGRLRPVDVELPQILSRRGVGRTTDDQRIFVYNSGLVLTDIAVAHALAERAIADGRGTEVPIWD from the coding sequence GTGACCACCCGCCGCACCCCGCTGCGAGTTCTCAGCCGCAGCGACCTCGCCGATGTCCCGATCACCCCGGTGGATGTGGTGCGCGCCGTCGAGGAGGCGTATATCGCGCTGGCGTCGGGAGATTCGGACAATCCGCGCAAACTCAGCGTCGCGCACCCCGACGGCTGGTCGGTCGCCTACGCCATGCTCGGCCGCGACGGCCGCCGCCGGGTGGTGGCGATGAAGACCTCCTACAAGTTCGATCCCAGCCACGACCGCAGCACCAAGCGCTACTACACCACGATCACGCTGTACGACGACGCCACCGGCATGCCGATCGCGATGATGGACTGCGCCCGGGTCGGAGCGCTGCGCACCCCGGCGGTGTCGGCGCTGCTGGTGCGCGAGACCATCCGCTCCGACGCGCGCAGCGTGCTGCTGATCGGCACCGGCACCCAGGGCCGCAACGCGCTGCCGCACTTGCTCGCCGCGAACCCGCAGCTGAATCGCCTGATGCTGTACGGCACGCACCCGGACGGACTGAAGGCGGTGCACGAGCAGCTGGCCGTGCATCACCCGCACACCGAACTGGAGACCGTGCCGGATCCCTACGCGGCCGCCCGCGAGGCCGACGTGGTGCTCGCGACGGCCGGTCCCGGCACCAAGGTGGCCCTCGAATCCGGTGATCTCGCACCGGGTTCGGTGGCCGTGCTGGTGGGCTACGGCCTCGCGCCGTCGGCTCTGACCGACGCCGACCGGGTAGTCGCCACCAATGCCGAGCAGATGTCGCTGACCGGCACCGACATGGCGGGGCCGGACGGCCGCCTGCGGCCGGTCGATGTCGAGCTGCCGCAGATCCTCAGCCGCCGCGGCGTCGGCCGCACCACCGACGACCAGCGCATCTTCGTCTACAACAGCGGCCTGGTCCTCACCGACATCGCCGTCGCCCACGCCCTCGCCGAACGTGCCATCGCCGACGGCCGCGGCACGGAGGTCCCCATATGGGACTGA
- a CDS encoding Y4yA family PLP-dependent enzyme, whose translation MGLNAGAAPCVAPAAGAGIVAAPLPAHRDDWERRLLADPELLGDIAFAVGGPFHVMFPARVGRNIEAFRAVFERAGVDGAIYYGKKANKARCVARACAEYGAGVDVASAGELNSALAQGVRGDELMVTGPAKSDELLWLAARHGALIAIDEAGELDRLAAQGIPVRVLLRALPPDSDSRFGMTGDELDRALARTDLGPVRIDGFSFHLSGYRPAPRAELAAALVTRCRAARTLGHPATTISLGGGFAVDYVPEQAWREFTEAAGPHWFHARKTFDSYYPYHSATAGPAALSAVLGHHGLAKELRDNGIRLAIEPGRALLDRAGSTVFRVQGTKTRTAQGLPYQLLTVDGTSLSLSEQWFDSEYLPDPVLWPTRPGARTPASVGAATCLDSDMLSWRRIPLARPATPGDLLVYPNTAGYQMDSNESAFHELPIPPKVVLHEAPGGRFRWTLDAH comes from the coding sequence ATGGGACTGAACGCAGGCGCGGCACCGTGTGTCGCGCCCGCCGCGGGAGCGGGGATCGTCGCGGCACCGCTGCCCGCACACCGGGACGACTGGGAGCGGCGGCTGCTGGCCGATCCGGAGTTGCTGGGGGACATCGCGTTCGCGGTCGGTGGGCCGTTTCATGTGATGTTCCCGGCGCGGGTGGGCCGCAATATCGAGGCGTTCCGGGCGGTGTTCGAGCGAGCCGGGGTGGACGGCGCGATCTACTACGGCAAGAAGGCGAACAAGGCCCGGTGCGTGGCGCGCGCGTGCGCCGAGTACGGCGCCGGAGTGGACGTGGCGAGCGCGGGAGAACTGAATTCCGCTCTGGCCCAGGGTGTCCGGGGCGATGAGCTGATGGTCACCGGCCCGGCGAAGTCCGACGAGCTGCTGTGGCTGGCGGCGCGCCACGGCGCGCTCATCGCGATCGACGAGGCGGGCGAGCTGGATCGGCTTGCGGCGCAGGGCATTCCGGTACGGGTGCTGTTGCGAGCGCTGCCCCCGGACTCCGACAGCCGCTTCGGCATGACCGGTGACGAACTCGATCGAGCGCTGGCCCGCACCGACCTCGGACCGGTCCGTATCGACGGATTCAGCTTTCATCTGTCCGGCTACCGGCCGGCGCCCCGGGCCGAGCTGGCCGCCGCCCTCGTCACCCGCTGCCGGGCAGCACGCACGCTCGGCCACCCGGCGACGACGATCTCCCTCGGCGGCGGCTTCGCGGTCGACTACGTGCCGGAGCAGGCATGGCGGGAATTCACCGAAGCCGCGGGACCGCACTGGTTTCACGCCCGGAAGACGTTCGACTCCTACTACCCGTACCACAGCGCGACGGCGGGCCCGGCCGCGCTGTCCGCCGTCCTGGGCCACCACGGCTTGGCAAAGGAACTGCGGGACAATGGTATTCGCCTGGCGATCGAGCCCGGTCGCGCCCTGCTCGACCGCGCGGGCAGCACCGTCTTCCGCGTGCAGGGCACGAAAACACGCACGGCGCAAGGGCTCCCGTACCAGCTGCTCACGGTCGACGGAACCAGCCTGAGCCTGTCGGAACAATGGTTCGACAGCGAGTACCTCCCCGACCCGGTGCTGTGGCCCACCCGGCCCGGCGCCCGCACGCCGGCGAGCGTCGGCGCGGCCACCTGCCTCGACTCCGACATGCTCAGCTGGCGGCGCATCCCGCTGGCGCGGCCCGCGACTCCCGGCGACCTGCTGGTCTACCCCAATACCGCCGGATACCAGATGGATTCCAACGAGTCGGCGTTCCACGAGTTACCGATCCCGCCCAAGGTCGTGCTGCACGAGGCACCCGGCGGCCGGTTCCGCTGGACCCTCGACGCGCACTAG
- a CDS encoding ABC transporter substrate-binding protein: MTRRRLLGAGLGVSAALALGACGRAAGDTGTLRVGALGKASALQQDPHANLSNESDFLIASLIYEPLTVPGVDPTVRPRLAAAWSADAAQRRWVFTLAEGATFHDGSPVTAEDVVWSLRRLREVGGESKMPVARPDDITADGPGRVVVTASAPNTQIPVLVRLMTFTVKRGTTEFSNAVGSGPFRLESYRQGNARLVRNDAWHGPRPRLEAIEVTMFDSVDALSNAVVGGQIDLASNVGAIAGRTAAGRGDLQVVRRPGDTAIAIAMRTADGPFADPRVRTALRLAADRDALVAQTFSGYGTVANDILGTGDPQYAKEIPQRRRDVDRARALLAEARFDTGATYQLVTKEEAPGEVESARVFATQLRDIGVDAEVVVQDSGTFYDRTWLHAPLYTVNWGTNDSVLFYAAKLLSSGSNRNETAFADAEFDAATAAALGAADPAGYARACRTLQQIEYDRGGYLVWGMADGIDIASSRVRDLPTLGGFGRVQLERVWLS, encoded by the coding sequence ATGACCAGACGGCGGTTGCTCGGCGCCGGGCTCGGAGTGAGTGCCGCACTGGCACTGGGCGCCTGCGGGCGCGCCGCCGGCGACACCGGGACGCTCCGCGTCGGCGCGCTGGGCAAAGCCTCGGCGCTGCAACAGGATCCACACGCCAACCTGAGCAACGAGAGCGACTTCCTGATCGCGTCGCTGATCTACGAGCCGCTCACGGTGCCCGGCGTCGACCCGACCGTGCGGCCGCGCCTGGCCGCCGCCTGGTCCGCCGATGCCGCGCAGCGGCGCTGGGTGTTCACCCTCGCCGAGGGCGCGACCTTCCACGACGGCAGCCCGGTCACCGCCGAGGACGTGGTGTGGTCGCTGCGCCGGCTGCGCGAGGTGGGCGGCGAGTCGAAGATGCCGGTGGCACGGCCCGACGACATCACCGCCGACGGACCCGGGCGGGTGGTGGTGACGGCGTCGGCGCCCAACACCCAGATCCCGGTGCTGGTTCGGCTGATGACGTTCACGGTCAAGCGGGGGACGACCGAGTTCTCGAATGCCGTGGGCAGCGGGCCCTTTCGGCTCGAGTCCTATCGCCAGGGCAACGCCCGGCTGGTGCGCAACGATGCCTGGCACGGGCCGAGGCCGCGGCTGGAGGCCATCGAGGTCACCATGTTCGACAGCGTGGACGCGCTGTCGAACGCGGTGGTCGGCGGGCAGATCGACCTGGCGTCCAACGTCGGGGCGATCGCCGGGCGCACCGCCGCGGGACGCGGGGATCTGCAGGTCGTCCGGCGGCCCGGCGACACCGCCATCGCCATCGCCATGCGCACCGCCGACGGGCCCTTCGCCGACCCGCGGGTGCGCACCGCGCTGCGGTTGGCGGCGGATCGCGACGCCCTGGTGGCGCAGACCTTCTCGGGCTACGGCACCGTCGCCAACGACATCCTGGGTACCGGAGATCCGCAGTACGCCAAGGAGATTCCGCAGCGACGCCGCGACGTGGACCGGGCGCGGGCGCTGCTGGCCGAGGCCCGGTTCGATACCGGCGCGACGTACCAGCTGGTCACCAAGGAGGAGGCGCCCGGGGAGGTGGAGTCGGCGCGGGTCTTCGCCACCCAGTTGCGCGATATCGGCGTGGATGCCGAAGTGGTGGTGCAGGACTCGGGCACCTTCTACGATCGCACCTGGTTGCACGCGCCGCTGTACACGGTCAACTGGGGCACCAACGACTCGGTGCTGTTCTACGCCGCGAAGCTGCTGTCCTCGGGCAGCAATCGCAACGAAACCGCCTTCGCGGACGCGGAATTCGATGCCGCCACCGCCGCGGCGCTGGGCGCCGCCGACCCGGCGGGTTATGCCCGGGCGTGCCGCACCCTGCAGCAGATCGAATACGACCGGGGTGGATACCTGGTGTGGGGCATGGCCGACGGCATCGACATCGCCTCGAGCCGCGTGCGAGATCTGCCCACGCTGGGCGGGTTCGGGCGCGTGCAGCTGGAACGGGTATGGCTCTCGTGA
- a CDS encoding PLP-dependent cysteine synthase family protein, with product MALVTRVTDLIGNTPLFELAATDTGTRLLLKLEQFNPTGAAKIRMAREMVRDAERRGLLKDGGHIIESTSGNTGLGLAVVAAERGYRFTAVVDHHACKDKLRAMRAMGAELVYVADDGDDSLATSAREDLAEAMAAARPDAYFTEQHNNDANALGYYAVAEELLEDLGSVDILLSAVGTGGSLFGTARRLRELGCAPRVIGVEPVGSIAFGGEGGPYWQSGTGTPPGATVGTAVDYTLLDEGVKVTDVAAFATARAVAAKLGLLIGGSAGGSVHAALTRLEQFPPGSTVVTIVCDGGEKYLDTVFDDGWMNERDLLDESAEHAVLELLERYSPARRDLVGAR from the coding sequence ATGGCGCTCGTCACGCGTGTGACGGACCTGATCGGCAACACCCCGTTGTTCGAACTCGCCGCCACCGACACCGGCACCCGGTTGCTGCTCAAGCTCGAACAGTTCAACCCGACCGGCGCGGCCAAGATCCGAATGGCCCGGGAAATGGTGCGCGACGCGGAGCGGCGAGGGTTGCTGAAAGATGGCGGGCATATCATCGAGTCCACGTCCGGCAATACCGGACTGGGACTGGCGGTAGTGGCCGCCGAGCGCGGGTATCGCTTCACCGCGGTCGTCGATCACCACGCCTGCAAGGACAAATTGCGTGCTATGCGAGCCATGGGAGCCGAACTCGTGTACGTCGCCGACGACGGAGACGACAGTCTGGCCACCTCGGCGCGAGAGGACCTCGCCGAGGCGATGGCCGCTGCCCGGCCCGACGCCTACTTCACCGAGCAGCACAACAACGACGCCAACGCCCTCGGCTACTACGCGGTCGCCGAGGAGTTGCTGGAGGATCTGGGCAGCGTCGACATCCTGCTGTCGGCCGTCGGCACCGGCGGCTCGTTGTTCGGCACCGCCCGCCGCCTGCGCGAACTCGGTTGCGCGCCACGGGTGATCGGCGTCGAACCGGTGGGCTCGATCGCGTTCGGCGGTGAGGGCGGGCCGTACTGGCAGTCCGGCACCGGCACCCCGCCCGGCGCCACCGTCGGCACGGCGGTCGACTACACACTGCTGGACGAGGGCGTGAAGGTCACCGACGTGGCCGCCTTCGCCACGGCGCGCGCGGTGGCCGCGAAGCTGGGCCTGCTGATCGGCGGCTCGGCCGGCGGCTCGGTGCACGCCGCGCTGACCCGCCTGGAACAGTTCCCGCCCGGGTCCACCGTGGTGACGATCGTGTGCGACGGCGGCGAGAAATATCTGGATACCGTCTTCGACGACGGCTGGATGAACGAACGTGACCTGCTGGACGAAAGCGCCGAGCACGCCGTGCTCGAACTGCTCGAGCGCTACTCGCCCGCGCGCCGCGATCTGGTGGGCGCGCGATGA
- a CDS encoding flavodoxin domain-containing protein, with translation MRVVILFGSEMGTAERAAEAVADELARAHDVSIYDMSDFDTDDLNIHDFHVLVCSTYGTGELPTGAEPFFDQLDDRLPDLTGLRFAVFGLGDIVYDDTFNRGGEICAEKLTALGARQVGEHGRHDASGTVRPQDQAREWARSLPIEALATAAVAS, from the coding sequence GTGCGGGTAGTGATTCTGTTCGGGTCCGAGATGGGCACCGCGGAGCGGGCGGCCGAGGCCGTCGCCGACGAATTGGCGCGAGCGCACGATGTCTCGATCTACGACATGTCCGACTTCGACACCGACGATCTGAACATTCACGACTTCCACGTGCTGGTCTGCTCCACCTATGGCACGGGGGAGCTGCCGACCGGAGCCGAGCCGTTCTTTGACCAGCTCGACGACCGCCTGCCCGATCTGACCGGACTGCGGTTCGCGGTGTTCGGCCTGGGCGACATCGTCTACGACGACACCTTCAACCGCGGCGGGGAGATCTGCGCCGAGAAACTCACCGCGCTGGGCGCGCGGCAGGTCGGCGAGCACGGCCGCCACGACGCCTCCGGCACCGTCCGGCCGCAGGATCAGGCGCGCGAGTGGGCCCGGTCGCTGCCGATCGAGGCCCTGGCCACCGCAGCGGTCGCGTCCTGA
- a CDS encoding MATE family efflux transporter: MSSASHRSDWRSLTTLATPIALTQLAQVAVSTTNIALMGSLGITQVAAGGLAMTLFNQIRTMCVGLITATGNQVATVASRAGQCDADADHEIRDVVRSSFLIATVAGLLGGLVLVALGWSLQWLGQDASVLSAARPMMVALAPGLLPCLWFQVLRQYTVGMQRPQALLLVTLGSVALNVVLALGLMHGWAGLPELGLTGIGLATSLVFLITFGIFWAMVRRDTRLRPTLPVRMWPLRWRTVVAELRLGTPIALTYGSEAGMFSVLALVMGALGPAALAAHNVVYQLVYIVFQVAIGISHGVSILVSKAVAREEHRHAQSLAWLALRHAAVVATLVGLLYAVAPDAVLRPFLTSRDGDTVALAHTLLLIAIVLQFFDAAQNIGTGLLRGLKETQAGFRLSLVGYWIVGLPTALVLAYPAGLGAAGVWWGLTAGLAATAGLMLRRYFALLDGREHARPRVLAGSLGGAS; encoded by the coding sequence ATGAGCAGCGCATCGCACCGCTCCGATTGGCGCAGCCTGACGACGTTGGCGACGCCGATCGCGCTGACGCAGCTCGCACAGGTCGCGGTGTCGACCACCAATATCGCGTTGATGGGCTCGCTCGGCATCACCCAGGTCGCCGCCGGTGGCCTGGCCATGACGCTGTTCAACCAGATCCGCACCATGTGCGTCGGCCTGATCACCGCGACCGGCAACCAGGTCGCCACGGTGGCGAGCCGGGCCGGGCAGTGCGACGCCGACGCCGACCACGAGATCCGCGACGTGGTCCGGTCCAGCTTCCTGATCGCGACGGTCGCGGGCCTGCTGGGCGGGCTGGTGCTGGTAGCGCTGGGCTGGTCGTTGCAGTGGCTGGGCCAGGACGCGTCGGTGCTGTCCGCCGCGCGCCCGATGATGGTCGCGCTGGCTCCCGGCCTGCTGCCGTGCCTGTGGTTCCAGGTGCTGCGCCAGTACACCGTCGGCATGCAGCGCCCGCAGGCGCTGCTGCTGGTGACCCTCGGTTCGGTCGCGCTGAATGTCGTTCTCGCCCTTGGCCTCATGCACGGCTGGGCGGGCCTGCCCGAGCTGGGCCTCACCGGCATCGGCCTGGCCACCTCGCTGGTCTTCCTGATCACCTTCGGCATCTTCTGGGCGATGGTGCGCCGCGACACCCGCCTGCGGCCGACGCTGCCGGTGCGGATGTGGCCGCTGCGGTGGCGGACCGTCGTCGCGGAGCTGCGGCTGGGCACCCCGATCGCACTCACCTACGGCTCCGAGGCGGGCATGTTCTCCGTGCTGGCGCTGGTCATGGGGGCGCTGGGACCGGCCGCGCTGGCCGCGCACAACGTGGTCTACCAGCTGGTCTACATCGTGTTCCAGGTCGCGATCGGCATCTCGCACGGCGTCTCGATCCTGGTCAGCAAGGCCGTCGCGCGCGAGGAGCACCGGCACGCGCAGTCGCTGGCGTGGCTGGCCCTGCGGCATGCCGCGGTGGTCGCCACGCTGGTCGGGCTGCTGTACGCGGTAGCCCCGGACGCGGTGCTGCGCCCGTTCCTCACCAGCCGCGACGGCGACACCGTCGCCCTCGCGCACACCCTGTTGCTGATCGCGATCGTGCTGCAGTTCTTCGACGCCGCGCAGAACATCGGCACCGGACTGCTGCGCGGACTGAAGGAGACGCAAGCCGGATTCCGGCTCTCGCTGGTCGGCTACTGGATTGTGGGATTGCCCACAGCCCTGGTCCTCGCCTACCCGGCCGGGCTGGGCGCGGCAGGCGTGTGGTGGGGGCTCACGGCCGGGCTCGCCGCGACCGCGGGACTCATGCTGCGGCGGTACTTCGCCCTGCTGGACGGGCGTGAGCACGCCCGGCCGCGGGTGCTCGCCGGTAGTCTCGGCGGCGCGAGTTGA
- a CDS encoding TauD/TfdA family dioxygenase, which yields MTHHPTESDEIERRALPADVAQAVRDTARDIAVTIESMPGSAARAATLTDPALIDLVDTHAAHLPEAVRTALRPPVSAAGAAIVSRLPLRDEELGPTPRDWRQAAAWSGDPAHRHASFHWDITMLLLARAAGAPFGWQGQQNGRMVNNIVPSPGHEHEQSGASSATLLTPHTEDAFHPHRAHLLMLGCLRNPDRVGTTVSSVRQVRLNERQRRRLSEPTLPILPDVSYGTDFHRYPATPLATVGDHDGRPTLRYDPAYTPLDDADAEFRSAYAHLGAELERVCRTAVLAPGELLLVDNDVVVHGRVPFTPRYDGTDRWLKRVNIRLPRRRPAAEAAETGYGQRTVTPFDSKDTATQEVPDR from the coding sequence ATGACGCACCACCCCACCGAATCGGACGAGATCGAACGACGTGCGCTGCCCGCCGATGTCGCACAGGCCGTTCGCGACACCGCCCGCGACATCGCGGTCACAATCGAGAGCATGCCGGGTTCCGCCGCGCGCGCCGCCACTCTCACCGATCCGGCGCTGATCGACTTGGTCGACACCCATGCCGCACACTTACCCGAGGCCGTGCGCACCGCGCTGCGGCCGCCCGTGTCCGCGGCCGGCGCCGCGATCGTGAGCCGGTTACCGCTGCGCGACGAGGAATTGGGCCCCACCCCGCGCGATTGGCGGCAGGCCGCCGCGTGGAGCGGCGATCCGGCCCACCGGCACGCCTCGTTCCACTGGGACATCACGATGCTGCTGCTGGCCCGCGCCGCCGGTGCGCCGTTCGGATGGCAGGGCCAGCAGAACGGGCGGATGGTGAACAACATCGTCCCCTCCCCCGGGCACGAGCACGAGCAGTCCGGGGCCTCCAGCGCCACACTGCTCACCCCGCACACCGAGGACGCCTTCCACCCGCACCGTGCTCACCTGCTCATGCTCGGCTGCCTGCGTAATCCGGACCGCGTCGGCACCACGGTGTCGTCGGTGCGGCAGGTGCGCCTGAACGAGCGGCAGCGGCGGCGACTGAGCGAGCCGACGCTGCCGATCCTGCCGGATGTCTCCTACGGCACCGATTTTCACCGGTATCCGGCGACACCGCTGGCGACCGTCGGCGACCACGACGGCCGACCGACCCTGCGCTACGACCCGGCCTACACCCCACTCGACGACGCCGACGCCGAATTCCGCAGCGCCTACGCCCATCTCGGGGCCGAGCTGGAGCGGGTGTGCCGCACGGCCGTCCTCGCTCCCGGTGAGCTGTTACTGGTGGACAACGACGTGGTAGTACACGGACGGGTGCCGTTCACGCCGCGCTACGACGGGACGGACCGCTGGCTCAAGCGGGTCAACATCCGCCTGCCGCGCCGCAGGCCCGCGGCCGAGGCCGCCGAAACCGGCTACGGACAGCGGACGGTCACCCCCTTCGACTCGAAAGATACTGCGACACAGGAGGTTCCGGACCGATGA
- a CDS encoding stealth family protein, with protein sequence MTEFETVETAGPATVANLAVSTAVLDDLRYLRAELVAAELPYLLVRDGDHGLALAVDAAYRAQLRRVLGAALVAGFSCNELRHNVFRLGRDVDPAHHVDLELWEYHGDTVSCPRPNALTRNVFDVADVEYTTVLLFDASWPTLAGMFAPHPTDVGFDIDIVYSWVDGSDPEFRARRAGMLAQVVVGEGDDADARIRQIDELKYALRSVHKNAPWIRRIFIATDSRVPHWLADDPKVTIVRAQDHFSDTSGLPVFNSHAVECQLQHIEGLSEHFLYSNDDMFFARPVRPSMFFTPGGISRFIEADTRIGPGGNNERRSGFENAARVNRALLSKRFGHIITRHLEHTPVPLRRSVLLEMEREFGADFARTRASRFRAATDISVTNSLYHYYALLTGRAVPQEAARVRYVDTTGYAGLALLDGLARRRKVDFFCLNDGSFPEVPEAERVRVVSQFLEGYFPDPAPWERVTEPNPLGALEPGAA encoded by the coding sequence ATGACGGAATTCGAAACGGTGGAGACGGCCGGGCCGGCGACGGTGGCGAATCTCGCGGTGTCCACGGCGGTGCTCGATGATCTGCGGTATCTGCGGGCCGAACTGGTGGCCGCGGAGCTGCCGTACCTGCTGGTGCGCGACGGCGATCACGGCCTGGCGCTGGCCGTCGACGCCGCGTACCGGGCTCAGCTGCGGCGGGTGCTGGGCGCCGCCCTGGTCGCCGGATTCTCTTGTAACGAATTGCGGCACAACGTCTTCCGGTTGGGCCGGGACGTGGATCCGGCCCACCACGTCGACCTCGAGCTGTGGGAGTACCACGGTGACACAGTCTCCTGCCCGCGCCCGAACGCGCTGACCCGCAACGTCTTCGACGTCGCGGACGTGGAGTACACCACCGTGCTGCTGTTCGACGCCAGCTGGCCCACGCTGGCCGGGATGTTCGCCCCGCACCCCACCGACGTCGGATTCGACATCGACATCGTCTACTCCTGGGTGGACGGCTCCGATCCCGAATTCCGCGCCCGCCGTGCGGGAATGCTGGCCCAGGTGGTGGTCGGCGAGGGGGACGACGCGGACGCCCGCATCCGGCAGATCGACGAGCTGAAGTACGCGCTGCGTTCGGTGCACAAGAACGCGCCGTGGATCCGCCGCATCTTCATCGCCACCGACTCGCGGGTGCCGCACTGGCTGGCCGACGACCCCAAGGTGACCATCGTCCGGGCGCAGGACCACTTCTCCGACACCAGCGGCCTGCCGGTGTTCAATTCACACGCGGTGGAATGCCAGCTGCAGCACATCGAGGGACTGTCGGAGCACTTCCTCTACTCCAACGACGACATGTTCTTCGCGCGCCCGGTGCGCCCGTCGATGTTCTTCACCCCCGGCGGGATCAGCCGGTTCATCGAGGCGGACACCCGCATCGGCCCCGGCGGCAACAACGAGCGGCGCAGCGGATTCGAGAACGCCGCGCGGGTGAACCGGGCGCTGCTGTCGAAACGCTTCGGGCACATCATCACCCGCCACCTCGAGCACACTCCGGTGCCGTTGCGGCGCAGTGTGCTGCTGGAGATGGAGCGCGAGTTCGGCGCGGACTTCGCGCGCACCCGCGCCAGCCGGTTCCGGGCGGCCACCGACATCTCGGTCACCAACTCGCTGTACCACTACTACGCGCTGCTGACCGGCCGCGCGGTGCCGCAGGAAGCGGCGCGGGTGCGATACGTCGACACCACCGGCTACGCCGGTCTGGCCCTGCTGGACGGCCTGGCGCGGCGGCGCAAGGTGGACTTCTTCTGCCTCAACGACGGCAGCTTCCCGGAGGTCCCCGAGGCGGAGCGGGTCCGTGTCGTCTCGCAGTTCCTCGAGGGCTACTTCCCGGACCCGGCGCCCTGGGAGCGTGTCACCGAACCGAACCCGTTGGGGGCGCTGGAGCCGGGCGCGGCGTAA